In the Telopea speciosissima isolate NSW1024214 ecotype Mountain lineage chromosome 2, Tspe_v1, whole genome shotgun sequence genome, one interval contains:
- the LOC122652536 gene encoding transcription factor AS1 gives MKERQRWRAEEDALLRAYVKQYGPRDWNLVSQRMNRPLDRDAKSCLERWKNYLKPGIKKGSLTEEEQCLVIRLQAKHGNKWKKIAAEVPGRTAKRLGKWWEVFKEKQQREQDSTKALDPIEEGKYDQILENFAEKLVKERQTPQYPMATSNGAFLHSDQPTPPPTLLPAWLSSSNGRTTVRPPSPSVTLTLSPATAMPGSAIPWLQPERGGDNNPMLLGSLPSHGAVPAIGDGLIISELLECCQELEEGHRAWAAHKKEATWRLKRVELQLESEKANRRREKMEEIELKVRALREEQKVTLDQIEADYKEQLAGLRRDAEAKEQKLAEQWAAKHLRLMKFLEQTGCRSRPADPNGNGR, from the coding sequence ATGAAGGAGAGGCAGCGTTGGAGAGCTGAAGAGGATGCTCTGTTGCGTGCATACGTGAAACAGTATGGTCCAAGGGACTGGAACCTTGTGTCACAGCGCATGAACAGACCACTTGATAGGGATGCTAAATCCTGCTTAGAAAGGTGGAAGAACTACCTTAAACCCGGTATCAAGAAGGGTTCTCTCACTGAGGAGGAGCAGTGCCTTGTCATCAGACTTCAAGCCAAGCACGGTAACAAGTGGAAGAAGATTGCAGCAGAGGTTCCTGGGCGTACTGCCAAGAGGCTAGGCAAGTGGTGGGAAGTGTTCAAGGAGAAGCAGCAGAGGGAGCAGGACAGCACCAAGGCCCTTGACCCCATTGAAGAGGGCAAGTACGATCAGATTCTTGAGAATTTTGCAGAGAAGCTGGTAAAAGAGCGTCAAACACCACAGTACCCAATGGCCACTTCCAATGGGGCCTTCTTGCACTCTGACCAGCCTACGCCTCCACCAACTTTGCTTCCTGCATGGCTTTCTAGTTCCAATGGTAGAACTACTGTGAGACCCCCATCACCTTCGGTTACACTCACTCTCTCCCCGGCAACTGCCATGCCAGGTTCTGCCATCCCCTGGCTACAGCCTGAAAGAGGTGGGGATAACAATCCCATGCTCCTGGGCAGTTTGCCATCGCATGGAGCAGTTCCTGCGATTGGGGATGGTCTAATAATCTCTGAGCTTCTGGAATGTTGCCAAGAGTTGGAAGAGGGGCACCGGGCTTGGGCAGCACACAAGAAGGAAGCAACATGGAGGTTAAAACGGGTGGAGTTGCAGCTGGAGTCTGAGAAGGCAAATCGTAGGCGAGAGAAAATGGAGGAAATAGAGTTAAAGGTGAGGGCCCTCAGGGAAGAGCAGAAAGTTACTCTGGACCAGATTGAAGCAGACTATAAGGAACAGTTGGCAGGTCTAAGGAGGGATGCTGAGGCCAAAGAGCAGAAGTTGGCTGAGCAGTGGGCTGCAAAGCACCTGCGGCTTATGAAGTTCCTTGAGCAGACTGGATGCAGGTCTAGGCCTGCTGACCCAAATGGCAATGGCAGGTGA